CGCCGTTGCGCAAGCGCCGGGCGATCTCGTCGATTGCGTCGGCAATCGCAGGCGTCTGCGCGAGCACCGCGGCGACGGCATCTCGCTGATCGGCTGCAATCAGAGCGACGATCTGCTCCGTACTCAAACAATCGAGTCCGCCGCTCTTCGAACTCTCGCGTTCGGTCGGCGGAAGGTGCGTCACGATACGGCCCCCAGCCCGCGAGCGAGCGCGAGTGCGCCGGTATACGGCTCGGTTCGCTTCTCGACGACGGTCACGTCCAGCCACTCCTCGGCGATGCGCTGCTCCAACCGCTGCGAGAGCACGTTGGGCTCGCGAAGCAGGCCGCCGGAGAACGCCAACGGCAATGCCGGCCGGCCGCACTTTTCAACGATCGACGCAATCAGTTCCAGTAAGTCTTCGGCAGCCTCGTGCACGATCCGCAGCGCGTAGTCGTCGCCGGCGGCGGCCTGTTCGAGAACGATACGCGCGTGGCCGGCGATCTCGACGACCGGCGACGGCAAACGATAAAGGCGCACCAGCAGCTCTCGATCGCCGGCGTCGACCTGCTCGCGCAATCCGGCCGCGCCGATTGCGTACCCCGAGCCGCGGTCACCCAGCAGATAACCGTAGCCCCCCGCAAACAGGCCGCTGCCGTCGAGCTCCGCGTACGCGATCGAACCCGTACCGGCGATCAACACGATCCCGTCACCCTCGGGCACCGCTGCACGCAGCGCAACGCGCGCGTCGTGCGTCACCGCAACGGGTACGCCGGGGAATCGCGTTTCGAGCAAACGGCGAAGCCGCTCTTGCACGTCGTCCGAGCCGGCGCCCGCGACGCCGGCGACGATCGCAGCGGCGCAAACGCCCGCAAGAACGCTCTCGATCGCACTCGCGATAATCTGCGCGGCGCCGTCGAGGCCGACGACGTTCGGATTTGCGGGCTTCGCTTCGAACGTACGCACGATCTCTCGCCCGCGGGCCAGCGCTGCAACGGTACGGCTGCCGCCCGCATCGACCCCGACGAAGAGATTGGGCTTCGCAACGTCCAATAGGGGCCCGGGTGCGTTTGGCATTGGTGCTTCTTTATGCGCTCGCGCAGGCCGGTTCCCCGTCGCGTTCGCAGCTGCCGCCGGCGTGGTTCGATCCGTTCTGCGCCGTGTCGGTGCAAGCGGTGCCGTGGGACGTCAGGAGCAACGCTCCGGCGAGCGATGCCACGGCCGACGGCCTCGCGGTCGAGCTTTCCGCGGAGAACGCAAACCGGCTCGACGCGCACCTCACGCTGATCGGCGACACAAACGCCTACGACCTCTTGCTGCAGCGGGTCTCGCTTTCGGGTAGCCCGCCCGGACTGCGCTCCCGCCCGTATCTCGCGCAACTGCCGAAGGCCGAGGCGATTCGCTATGCGTTCGTCGACTCGTACACCGTCGGCTCGTCGACGACCAACTGTCCCTCCGAGCCGGTCAAGGTCGAGGCCGCCGGCGCCCGTCCGCAACGCCCGAATCCAGCCGACCGCGTCGTGGCCGTCTACAAACAAGCGATCGGGCCGCTGAAATGCGGCAAAGAGTTCGAGGCCCCGGCGCTCGCGGGCGCCTCGGTAGCCGAAGCGAGCGGCGTCGACAAACCGCGCACGAGCTTCATCATGGCCTTCGTCAACGCCAACGGTGACGTCGTGAAGACGTACGTGTGGCAGTCCAGCGGCATCGACTATCTCGACACCGCTGCGGCGGTCGCGGCCAGGCGTTCGCGATACGCGCCGGGCACGCTGCTATGCACGCCCGTGGTCGGCACCTATCTCTTCCGCGCCGACTTCAAGCCGTAGCCTTTCGAATAGATCCGGGAGATCGTAGGGTGCGAGCGCGCCCAGCACGACGCGGCGCCGCGCGCCTGTTGCCGCCGGAACGTTCGCGGCGCGCCCGCGCAGTGTTTCGTACCCCAGCACCGCAAACGCGATCGCCTCTTTTGCGTCTGCCGGCAAGCTAAACGCATCGCTGCGTTCGAGGCGGCCGGGCGCGATGCGCGCCGCCAGCCGCTCGAGCAAAAACGAATTGCGCGCGCCGCCGCCGCTGACGACGAGCGCCGCGCCGGCAAAGCCGGCGCGGCGGATAGCGAACGCGACCGCGACGGCCGTCAGCTCGGTCAGCGTCGCCGCGCCGTCTTCGAGCGTCAGCGTATCGAGCCGGGCCGCGTGCTTGGAGAGATACTGCCGTCCGAAGCGCTCGCGTCCGGTCGTCTTCGGCGGCGGCGCGAGGAAGAACTCGTCGCCAAGCATCGCTTCCAGCGTGCCCTCGTGGGTGCGGCCCTTTCGCCCAAGCGCGCCGTCGGCGTCAAAGCACTTTCGGCCGGCGGTGCGCTGCGTTAGGAATGCATCGAGCAGCATGTTGCCAGGACCGGTATCGAACGCGATTGCATCGTTGGCAGCCGCGCCCTTGCGCAAGAGCGTCACGTTTGCGATACCGCCGAGATTGAGGGCGACGCGATCCTCACCGGCGGAACCCAGCAGCAGCGCGTCGACGTAGGAGACGAGCGGCGCGCCGTGTCCGCCGGCCGCCGTATCGGCGCTGCGGAAATCGTAGCAGACGGTCGCAGCGACGGCTTCGCGGATGACGAATGCGTCGCCGATCTGCAGCGTCACGTGCGCGGGACCGTCGTGCCAGATCGTCTGCCCGTGCGAGGCCACGAAGTCGACTCGCTCGCCGCGGCGTATCTCGCCGGTCGCGCGCGCGTAGGCCCGTCCGAGCGCGTTGTGCAGGTTCGCAAGGGCGGCGACGCTCCCGGGGTTGGGCGGCAGCGCGGCGACGAGGTCCCTTTTCAGCGCTGCGGCATACGCGAACGTCTCGAAGCGCAAGAGCTCGAGCGCATAGCTTCCCGCGCGCGGCTCGATGCGCACCAACGCCGCATCGATACCGTCGAGCGAGGTGCCGCTCATGAGGCCAACGGCGATCACTTCAGGCCGAGGTCCTGGATCATCGCTTCGTAGAAGCGCAGCCGCAGGCTCCGCTCCGCGCTCGGCGTCGCGTCGCGCCCGAAGTAGACGCCGTTGGTCAGCAGCACGCCCTGCACGTCGCGCACCGGATCGGCCCAGACGCACGTGCCGACGAAGCCGGTGTGCCCGAACGACGATGCGTCCATCCAACGGCCGCACGAGTTTTCGTCGTTGGTTTTGAGCGCCCAGCCCAGCGCGCGACGGAGCGTAGAATCGTAGGCCTGTTCGCTCACCGCTTCCCGCGCGAGCGGCTCCGGCAGCAGCGCACAGACGCGGCCGGCAAACGGGGCGAGATACGACTCGGTCATCGCGGCGACGGCCGCCGCCGATCCGAAGAGCCCCGCGTGGCCGGCGGCGCCGCCCATCAGGTGGGCTTTCTCGTCGTGGACGAGTCCCTGCACGCGCCCGCGCCACGAGTCTTCTTCGGTGGCCGGGATCACGAGACGCTCGCGAGGTGATGGGCGGTAGGCTACGGTGCCGCCAAACGCTGCGCGAACGAGCGAATCGAGCGAACGGGCGGCGATCCGTTCGATCGCGACGCCGAGCGCGATGAACCCGAGGTCACTGTAGATCACGCGGTCGCCGGGCGCGCGCAGGAGTGGCGTTGTGAGCGCGAAGCGCTCGACGTTCTCGTTGAGGATCGCGCGGTAGTCGGCGCCCGAGTTCATCCCGGAGTCGTGCGCGAGCAGCATCCGCGCCGTAATGGCGGCGTGCCGCCCGATCTTCCATTCCGGCAGAACCGCCCAGAGCGGATCGTCGAGCGACAACCGATTCTGCGCGACGAGCTGCAGCGCGAGCGTGGCGACGAATAACTTCGTCAGCGATGCGAGATCGAAGCGGGTGTCGCAGTAGACCTGCCGCGCCTGGGCGTCATCGCGCGTCGTGCCGTACGCGCCCTCGAAGACGACGCGACCGCGATGCTCGATCCGCGCGACCGCGCCGGTGAACTCGTCACCGTGGCCGGGGCGCAGCGCCGCCTCGACGCGTGCGAACGGTTCTCGCGCGGTTTGAACCATCTTATTAAAGCGTCAAGTCGACGGGGAGTGTGCCGGTAGGCATGCTGTTGCCGAAGAGCACGTCGGCGAGGCCGCCGATCGACGCGGCGTCGTCTCCATAGGCCGCAAGCAGGTGCCGCGCGCCGGCAAACAGCGGCAGGTCGTACGGCTCGAGCAGCGAGACGACGAGCGCGTCGGGAAAGCGAGCGACGAGGGCGGCGATCGCTTCAGCCTGCCGCGCGTGAAGATGCGCGCGGCGCGCGAGCAGAATGGGACGACGATCGCTTTGCGCGAGCGAAGCAAATGCTCGTTCCACTTCCGCCGCGCTGGGATCGACCGCGAGCGTAACCTGCGCGAGTGCCGGCGCCTCGCGCTTTAAGGACGCGGGCTCGCTACCGAAGGAGACGGCGAGCGACGTGAGTGGGCTCGCTTCGGGCACGCCGCGCAATACGGTGATCGCACGTCGCGCGATCTCTCGCCCGACATTGGGGTGCGGCGGAAAGGCGTCGAGCGGCACCGGCGGATTCGCTGCTTCGCGCAGTCGTGCGACGCGGTCGTGTGCCTCCTCCAGGCGCGCGAGCGGCAGACGCCGCTGTGCAACCGCCGCCTCGATCTCCGCGGCGGCGGCCAAGGCGAGCTCGACGCTATGGCTGAAGATCAGCAGATCCGAACCCGCGTTGAGCGCGTCGACCGGCGGCGCGGGAGCGATCGCCTTCATCTCGAGACAATCGGTGACCAGCGCGCCGCGAAAGCCGAGTTCGGAGCGCAAGAGTTCCGTCGCGATGCGCGGGGAAAGCGTCGCCGGCTCTTCGCGATCGAGGCACGCAACGACGACGTGCGCGCTCATAATTGCCGCGGCGTCGCGCGCAACCGCGGCAAACGGCGCGATGTCGCGCGCGAACAGCGTCGCCTCGTCGACGTCGAGTGAGGGGCGCGCGTCGTGCGAATCGACGGCAGTCGCACCATGCCCAGGAAAGTGCTTGTAGCACGGCAGTATGCCGCCGCGCGTCAAGCCGCGCGCGAAAGCTGCTCCCAGCGCAGCGACGCGTTGCGGATTGGATCCGAAAGAGCGCGTGCCGATCACCGTGTTCGCCGGATCGAGCGCCAGATCGAGCACCGGCGCAAAATCGAGCGTGCACCCGGCGCGGCGCAGGTCGAAGGCGGTCTGCTCGCCGGCGCGCTGTGCGAGCTCGGCGTCGCCCACGGCGCCCAGCGCCATCATCGAGGGCATCGTCTCGACGCCACGCTCTAGCCGTGCGACGCGCCCGCCTTCTTGATCGATGGCGATCAGCGAACGGTCGCCGTATCGCTCGCGAATCGCGTCGGTGAAGGCGCGCAGCTCGGCGGCCGAGGCACCGTTGCGCGAAAACATGAGGTATCCCGCGAAACCCGCCCACTGCGGTTTCGGGGCCTCGGTCAAGCCGGTGAGGATGACGCCGCGAGCCAGAGCAGCGATGTCACTCACCGGCGCGCCGCTCCGTTTGCATCAAAGTGACGAATCCAAGCTGCCGGGAGGTCGAGCGCCACGCGGTCGCCTGGTTGCGTGCAATCGTCGCCCGGGACGCGCGCGACGATCGAGCCGCGAGCGGTCTCGACCTCGAGGTAAAGGTCGGCGCCCGTCCGTTCGCGGCGGGCCACGCGACCGTCGAGCGCACCCTCGGGCGCGAGGCGAACGCGCTCGGCGCGAATTCCCGCCAACGCGCCGTCGTGCTCGAAGAGATTCATCGGCCGCTCACCGAGAAAGCGCGCGACCGAAGTGGTGCGCGGCGCATCGTAGACGCGCTGCGGCTCGCCGATATCTTCGAGCCGGCCGCCGATGAGCACGGCGAGGCGGTCGCCGACGCTCATTGCGTCGACATGATCGTGCGTCACATAGAGAACGGGACCGCCGAAGCGTTCGTGCACCCCGAGTATCTCGTCGCGAACGCTGCGCCGCAACGAGGGATCGAGGTGCGCGAGCGGCTCGTCCAGGAGCAGCACCGCAGGATCGGAGAGGAGTGCCCGGGCGATCGAGGCACGCTGGCGTTCGCCGCCGGAGAGCTGGTTCGGCCGCCGTTCGAGACGATCGCCGACGTGCAGTGCCTGCGCCGCAGCAGTAACACGCGCGTCTCGCTGCTCGAAATCGCGCGCCGCAAAGCGCAGGTTCTGGCGAACCGTCATGTTGGCAAAGAGCGCGTCGTCTTGAAAGACGAGCGCCGCACGCCGCTCCTGCGGAGGCAGCCCAAGCTGCGAGACGTCGTCGATGCACACATCTCCGCCCGACGGATCGTGGAGGCCCGCGACGATGCGCAGCAAGGTCGTTTTCCCCGCACCCGACGGACCGACGATCGCCAGCGTCGCTTTGTCTTCTACGTCGAACGAAATCTTGTCGAGCGCACGCCGCTTTTGGCCCGGATAGCAAGCGACGAGTTCGCGCAGGCTCAGCGCCATTACGCGGGCGGCTGCACGAGCGAACGAAACTCCTCGCGGGCGCGTTGGTCGCCGGTTTTTGCCCGCGCGATGAGATCGCGCGCCGCCGTAACGGTTGCATCGTCGGCCTTCGCCCCGGCCAAGACCAGGCGAAGGGCGATCAGCGCCAGGTCCGGTATGCGCGCCCCCAGCCGCGCCAGGCCCTCGTAAAATGGGGCTGCAGGGCCCGATTCCGGACGATTCTCGAGAAGTTTACGCACGAGGTCATCTTTCGGCGGCACTCCGTCGAGGAGGTAACCGTCGAGCAACTCGAAGTCCATCGGCCATGGGCTTCGCCGCACGGGCCGGCTTGCTCTTCGCGATCGTGCTAACGACGTTAGGAGCCAACCGGAGTCAAAATGAAGTCGTGCGGCTGCTCGAACAGATGCGTGCCGCTGCCGGACCGGTATGGGGCGCGCATATCGTCTCCATCTCGCGCTTGACCTTCGAAGGGACGCCTGCGGTCGTATCGAGCGAGAGTCAGGCCTTGCAAGTCATCATTCGCCGCTGCACGGGCGAGCTTTGCGACGGCAGCTATTTCGACGGCCAGCGTCTCTATACGGTCAACATGAACGGCACGGCGCTCCCGCAATCGCCCGAGACGCAGCCCTACCTGCGCGCCTTGCGCCTGGTCGCGACGCTCAACTTCCTCTCGCCGTCGTTCATCGCTCGCGGCGGACGCCTCGGCGATGCCGGCAGCGAGAACATCGGCGGCCGCGTCTATCGGACAATCGTCGTCGCCGACCCGCAGTCGCTGGCGATTCGCGTCTACATCGATCCAGCCACCGGCCTGGTTCGCTACGCGCGCGCGTTCGGCTCGGGCGAGATGTACGAGTTTCGCAGCTATCGCCGCGTCGGCGCGCTCAACCTTCCCTTCGACGTGCTGAGCAACGGCAAGGCGTTCGAGCATTACGACGACCGAGCCATCGTATCGTCGGCCTTCCATCCGCCGCACGGGCTTACGCCTCTTCTACACGAGAGGCCGACGACCGTTGCCACCGATCCAAAGGCAATCGAACCGATCATCGACTGCAGCGTGAACGGGATTGCGCTGCGGTGCCTGATCGATACCGGCAACTCGGGTCTTTCGCTGAGCGCCGAGATCGCGAGCCGGCTCGGAGCGCCGGTGGTGGGAACGTATAAGGTGCGCGGCCTCGGTGGTTACGCGACGCAGGTCGTCCGCGCGGGGCCGCTTCGGATCGGCAGCGCGACCTATCCCGAGGCGTATTACGTCGTGCTCAACGATCTGCGCCGCTACGGATACGACGTCGTGCTTGGCTCCGACGTCTTCGGCGCAACGGGCGTCGTCGTCGACCTGAGCTCGCACGTCGTGCGCTTCGGCGCTGCTCTCGATGCCCAGTCGATCGCCGTTCCATTGTCCTTCGAGCACTTCATTCCCGTGGTGCGCGTCGGGCTCGGGAGCGTCGAGGCCGACCTAGCAGTGGATACGGGCGACGAGTCGAATGTAAATCTCGCATACGACTTTTATGCCAAGCATCCGGGGCTTTTCACTGTGACCTCGCACCGGCCCGTGAGCGGAATCGGCGGCAGCAGCATCGAGATGATCGGCGAGATTCCGCAGGTAACGATCGGCGGCTATCGCGCCGGTCCGCAACGCATCGGCACGACGTGGACGCTGCACGGGACCGCCTCGGGGCATCTCGGCGCCGCCTTCTGGCAGCAGTTCATCATTGGCTTCGACTACGCCGGGGGCCAGTTGCACCTCATCCCGAGGCACAGTTAAGCGCTTGAAGCAGCTCTGCGGCGCGTTTGTGTGCGGAGCGATTCTGCTTCTTGAAACCGGCGCCGGGCCGAGCAGCGTGACCATCGACGAGTGCACCATCATCGCCGTTCAGATGATGGATAAGGTCGACTCGAGCGACGCCCGCCCCGGCGATTTCTTCCGCTTCGAGACGATCAACGCGGTCACCACGGGCGCGACGATCGTCATTCCCGCACGGACGATGGGTGAGGGAATCGTCGCGGTCGCTTCGCCGGCGGCGCGCGACGCGCGCCCCGGCACGCTCGTGCTCGAGCCGCGCTACCTGATGCTCCCCACCGGAAGGCGCCTCGACGTCGTCCTCAATCACAACACGACAAACTTGATCGAAGCGGGCGCGAGCTCCGGGATTCCGGGCTATCTCGGCGCGATACCGTTTCCCGGGGTCGGCGCGGCAATCGGCGTCTTTAACTACTTCCACAAGGGTAAGAACATCGTCGTGCCGCGCGGCACGGCCTTCACCGTCTTCCCCAGCGACGATCCGTCGGTCGAGCACTGCCAAGACCATCCCGCATACTAGTGGCGATCGGTGCGGCGGCCTCTTGGCCGTTTCCTAGGGAGTGATGCTGACCGAGACGCCAAGCGGTTCGGTCGTCGCGTCGTACCTCTTGAAGGGATCGCCGCCGGAGGGATAGCGCCAAAAGACCACGCCGTTCGAGCTGCCGTCGTGGCATGACGTGCTGACCCCGACCAGAATGTTGCCTTCCTTGAGATTCACCGGCGTATTTTTCTTGCCGACGAAGAACGGCTGCTCGATGTCGGTGTAGCCGCTATCGCATCCGCCGTCGAGATTCGTGCTGCCGACGACCGTCAAGCCGCCGGAGGGATCCTCGACCGCCTGATACACGCCGCTCTGATAGCCGCCGGCATAGCCCTGATCCGTCAACGTGATGTGCTTGCCGTCCCACATGACGCTGCCCGGATAGAGAATGCTGGCGCCCGAGAGCGGGACGACGGCCATCGTCGCGCTGCCCGCCGCAACCTCGCAGAGGCTCACGAGCGTCGACGACCGGTTGCGCGTCGAGCCCTCATAGGACTCGCCGAGCACATAGAGGTTGCCGCGATCGTCGTAGCCGGCCGGCCACATGATATTGCAGGACGTATTGACGTAGGTCCGGCCCGTGCTCTTGCCTTTGCGGAAGACGGTAACGTTGCCGGGATTGAAACTCGTCACCGCAAGATCGCCTCCCCGGTCGACGGAGCAGCCCAGCGGCGTCCCGTCGGTGAAGAACGTCTCGAGCGGGCTCGTGCCGCCGTGCGCGAACTCCATCGTCTCGCCGTCGCCGTAGTTCGTGATGAAGACGTTACCTCGATCGTCGACGCACTGGCCGTAAGGCTCGTCGAAGCCGGTCAGCGTTCCGACCTGCTCTCCCGTCTTGTAGTTGGCGACGTTGACGACGTTTTTCGCCCAGTCCGAAACGTAGAGCAGCATATCCTTGACCCGTCTCGGACGGTGCATCCAAGAGTGACCTGGGGGCGTCGCGCGCGCGGGCGGTACCGGCACGAAGTGCGCGAGCGGCGAGCTCGCCATTTGCCCGGTCAGCATCGCCGCCGCCGGGGGTGCGCTGGTCGCCGCCGATCCGCCGCATCCGGCCAGCAACGTCAACGCCAACAAAAAGCCAACGTTCCAGCGCCACATTTTTCGTGTCTCCATGGGCTAACAGCTCACGCCGCCACCTTCTGCGGAGCCTCCGAGCCGACCCCTCCCGGCGGATCTACGGCTGCTTGGCCGCGAGCTTCTCGATAAGGGTGTCGGCCTCGCGCAGCCCGGCACGCGCAGCGGCCGTCGTCGCGTCGTCCTTCGAGCCGCTCGCGACCGTATCGAACAGGTTGCGGCCTTGCACTGCGGCTTTCTGCGCCATCCCGATATTGCCGATGGCGGCTTCGCTCGCGCTAAAGTAGAGAATATCTTGTGCCTCGTGCAGGAGCGCAGTCGAGCGAGCTTCGCCCGTCTTTGAACCGGCATCCGACGCATAGGCAAAGGCCGCCCGCTGGCACCAGGTAATGACGCCGGAATCGTCGTGCGCTGCGGCCGCCGCCGAACACTGCTTTTGGAAAGACTCCGGCGTCTCGCTTCCCAACGCGCGCGCGGAAAGCGAGAGGAGGGCAAGGGCCAGAATAATACTTGCCTGCTTCATGCGTCTGTGTTCGGCAAAAGGTCGTCGCCGTCTGGTAGACTAGTGGCCCGTAACAGCCACTAGTCGGTGCGGGTGCGCCAGCGGCGAATCGCCTCGTCGCGGAAGTCGACGCCCACCGAATCGCTCTGCCACGCCTCAGAGAAGCTCGCGCTGTGGCTGCGCGGGCGCTTTTCCGGCGGTAAAGTGTCGAAGCGGATGTGCATCGGCAGCGGAACCGCTTCGCCGAAGACCACGGCTTGCTGCGAAGGAAGGCTCGAGAGCGCGCTCAGCATCATGTGGCCGGTATCGGGCAACGCGCCTTCGACGAAGCGCTGATCGAGATCGTTTCCGAGACGCAGCGCGAAGACGGTGCCGCATTGCGAGAGGGCTTGCGGCGAGAGCTCCGACGGCCGCTGCGAGATCAGCGCGAGCGAGAGACCGTACTTGCGTCCCTCGCGGGCGATCCGGCTGATCGCCCGGCGGCAAGCAGAAAAGGCCGCGCCTTCGGTCGCCGGGAGATAACGATGCGCCTCTTCGCACGCCAAGAGAATCGGCGGACGGAGCTTTGGATCCGACCAAAGCGTAAAATCGAAGAGCATGCGGCTGATCAGCGAGACGATAACGTCGGCGATCTCAGAGGGCACGCCGGAGAGATCGACGATCGTGATCGGCTTGCCTTCGACCGGGATGCGCAGCAAACGCCCGACGATCTGCGAAAGATTGTCTTCGGCCTCAAAGCCGTCGGCAAACATGAACGCGAAGCGGCGGTCCTCCATCAGCGACGTCAGCTGCGCTTCGAGCCGGCGGTACGGTCCTGCCGTGTCGGACTTGTTAATCTGGCCCATCGCCTCGCGGAGGCTGCGGCGCAACTCGGGCACGGGGAA
The Candidatus Cybelea sp. DNA segment above includes these coding regions:
- a CDS encoding BadF/BadG/BcrA/BcrD ATPase family protein; this translates as MPNAPGPLLDVAKPNLFVGVDAGGSRTVAALARGREIVRTFEAKPANPNVVGLDGAAQIIASAIESVLAGVCAAAIVAGVAGAGSDDVQERLRRLLETRFPGVPVAVTHDARVALRAAVPEGDGIVLIAGTGSIAYAELDGSGLFAGGYGYLLGDRGSGYAIGAAGLREQVDAGDRELLVRLYRLPSPVVEIAGHARIVLEQAAAGDDYALRIVHEAAEDLLELIASIVEKCGRPALPLAFSGGLLREPNVLSQRLEQRIAEEWLDVTVVEKRTEPYTGALALARGLGAVS
- a CDS encoding anhydro-N-acetylmuramic acid kinase, giving the protein MSGTSLDGIDAALVRIEPRAGSYALELLRFETFAYAAALKRDLVAALPPNPGSVAALANLHNALGRAYARATGEIRRGERVDFVASHGQTIWHDGPAHVTLQIGDAFVIREAVAATVCYDFRSADTAAGGHGAPLVSYVDALLLGSAGEDRVALNLGGIANVTLLRKGAAANDAIAFDTGPGNMLLDAFLTQRTAGRKCFDADGALGRKGRTHEGTLEAMLGDEFFLAPPPKTTGRERFGRQYLSKHAARLDTLTLEDGAATLTELTAVAVAFAIRRAGFAGAALVVSGGGARNSFLLERLAARIAPGRLERSDAFSLPADAKEAIAFAVLGYETLRGRAANVPAATGARRRVVLGALAPYDLPDLFERLRLEVGAEEIGADHGRA
- a CDS encoding serine hydrolase domain-containing protein, giving the protein MVQTAREPFARVEAALRPGHGDEFTGAVARIEHRGRVVFEGAYGTTRDDAQARQVYCDTRFDLASLTKLFVATLALQLVAQNRLSLDDPLWAVLPEWKIGRHAAITARMLLAHDSGMNSGADYRAILNENVERFALTTPLLRAPGDRVIYSDLGFIALGVAIERIAARSLDSLVRAAFGGTVAYRPSPRERLVIPATEEDSWRGRVQGLVHDEKAHLMGGAAGHAGLFGSAAAVAAMTESYLAPFAGRVCALLPEPLAREAVSEQAYDSTLRRALGWALKTNDENSCGRWMDASSFGHTGFVGTCVWADPVRDVQGVLLTNGVYFGRDATPSAERSLRLRFYEAMIQDLGLK
- a CDS encoding glycoside hydrolase family 3 N-terminal domain-containing protein gives rise to the protein MSDIAALARGVILTGLTEAPKPQWAGFAGYLMFSRNGASAAELRAFTDAIRERYGDRSLIAIDQEGGRVARLERGVETMPSMMALGAVGDAELAQRAGEQTAFDLRRAGCTLDFAPVLDLALDPANTVIGTRSFGSNPQRVAALGAAFARGLTRGGILPCYKHFPGHGATAVDSHDARPSLDVDEATLFARDIAPFAAVARDAAAIMSAHVVVACLDREEPATLSPRIATELLRSELGFRGALVTDCLEMKAIAPAPPVDALNAGSDLLIFSHSVELALAAAAEIEAAVAQRRLPLARLEEAHDRVARLREAANPPVPLDAFPPHPNVGREIARRAITVLRGVPEASPLTSLAVSFGSEPASLKREAPALAQVTLAVDPSAAEVERAFASLAQSDRRPILLARRAHLHARQAEAIAALVARFPDALVVSLLEPYDLPLFAGARHLLAAYGDDAASIGGLADVLFGNSMPTGTLPVDLTL
- a CDS encoding ABC transporter ATP-binding protein; the encoded protein is MALSLRELVACYPGQKRRALDKISFDVEDKATLAIVGPSGAGKTTLLRIVAGLHDPSGGDVCIDDVSQLGLPPQERRAALVFQDDALFANMTVRQNLRFAARDFEQRDARVTAAAQALHVGDRLERRPNQLSGGERQRASIARALLSDPAVLLLDEPLAHLDPSLRRSVRDEILGVHERFGGPVLYVTHDHVDAMSVGDRLAVLIGGRLEDIGEPQRVYDAPRTTSVARFLGERPMNLFEHDGALAGIRAERVRLAPEGALDGRVARRERTGADLYLEVETARGSIVARVPGDDCTQPGDRVALDLPAAWIRHFDANGAARR
- a CDS encoding retropepsin-like aspartic protease, giving the protein MGFAARAGLLFAIVLTTLGANRSQNEVVRLLEQMRAAAGPVWGAHIVSISRLTFEGTPAVVSSESQALQVIIRRCTGELCDGSYFDGQRLYTVNMNGTALPQSPETQPYLRALRLVATLNFLSPSFIARGGRLGDAGSENIGGRVYRTIVVADPQSLAIRVYIDPATGLVRYARAFGSGEMYEFRSYRRVGALNLPFDVLSNGKAFEHYDDRAIVSSAFHPPHGLTPLLHERPTTVATDPKAIEPIIDCSVNGIALRCLIDTGNSGLSLSAEIASRLGAPVVGTYKVRGLGGYATQVVRAGPLRIGSATYPEAYYVVLNDLRRYGYDVVLGSDVFGATGVVVDLSSHVVRFGAALDAQSIAVPLSFEHFIPVVRVGLGSVEADLAVDTGDESNVNLAYDFYAKHPGLFTVTSHRPVSGIGGSSIEMIGEIPQVTIGGYRAGPQRIGTTWTLHGTASGHLGAAFWQQFIIGFDYAGGQLHLIPRHS
- a CDS encoding ATP-binding protein; the encoded protein is MLSLNQLNTTAETEPPRVLGQVTKITGSEITVEGKSEDAKGAIGAGALVKICGYRDIIGIVNSIELNAGRNGFLLSIGLVGEISTAADHGAAFQRGVSRFPSLGDAVMTVTSSDLLTVYARPAVPSVRVGRLGNNELQPAFVMIDELLAKHFAIVGSTGCGKSCAVTLILSEILAARSNAHVLLLDPHNEYSAAFGELAEVVNIQNTRLPFWLLNLEEAVQILVRGGTQQEQETQATILKGALRQARHAYAHSRDYAAWVTVDTPAPFPVPELRRSLREAMGQINKSDTAGPYRRLEAQLTSLMEDRRFAFMFADGFEAEDNLSQIVGRLLRIPVEGKPITIVDLSGVPSEIADVIVSLISRMLFDFTLWSDPKLRPPILLACEEAHRYLPATEGAAFSACRRAISRIAREGRKYGLSLALISQRPSELSPQALSQCGTVFALRLGNDLDQRFVEGALPDTGHMMLSALSSLPSQQAVVFGEAVPLPMHIRFDTLPPEKRPRSHSASFSEAWQSDSVGVDFRDEAIRRWRTRTD